Proteins co-encoded in one Pseudomonadota bacterium genomic window:
- a CDS encoding replication-associated recombination protein A: protein MGELGYGRDYLYPHNYKDGMVKQDYMPEPLKDKRYYLPKDRGYEKKLKEFMERVRKIQEKKNS, encoded by the coding sequence ATGGGAGAGTTGGGCTATGGCCGTGATTATCTCTACCCCCATAACTACAAGGATGGCATGGTAAAACAGGATTACATGCCAGAACCATTAAAGGATAAGCGGTATTATCTTCCGAAGGATAGGGGGTATGAAAAAAAGCTGAAAGAATTCATGGAGAGGGTAAGGAAAATACAAGAAAAGAAGAATTCATAA